A window of Maniola hyperantus chromosome 17, iAphHyp1.2, whole genome shotgun sequence genomic DNA:
gtgcaTCGATTTCACCACTACGTATCTCACTGGTTTCTCCAGTGGTTTCTTCGTGCACTTCTCTTGTTATGCGTTCGGAAGGTATATAGTTGTAACTTGGTCTAGGTTTGTCAGCTAGAGCGTGAGCTTCTTGTTCGTCCATTTCCAGTGGATATAAGTGTGAAATGGATCTAATATATTCGCTATTATCTACTTTTACTTTCGCTGTTCTGCTAAATCCATCCTTCCCCTTCATAAGTTTTGTTATTTTCCCAACTCGCCAGCTTTCCCGATTGGGATGTTCCCCCTTTATCTGGACTATTTGTCCTTCTTGAGGTTCTAATTTCGAAGTGACTCTTGGATCCCTATGTGAATGCTGGTATCTTTCTCGAAGGCTGAGAAGGTAACGATTAGAAAACATTTCTCTAAATTCTTCTTGGATTTTAAGAGCTCTTTTCCAACCTTTAACTAGTTACCTTTTTGTAACGGTTCCTTCTGCTAAAGGTTCCTTCCGGGTAGTCTCTACTGTTATACATTTTCCTACAGCCAAGAAATCAACTGGTTTCAATATGTCGGAGATACTCGGCAGTAATcgggacgcaaacgttgtctagtggcgttgatcgagtctacgcattatgacacaatctgggttaccatggacacgtaagaataacaatatggtttgaagatggtaagagaaacgacttgtgtacttgtgtagaatcgtatcccgcgttcctattaagccaacatgataaccctgtagataaacgcccaatagaaggtaatacgacgatcctagagctctctGCCGACAAATATATGATCCAGCTCGGCATCTATATTACAGAAATAGTTTCATTAATTTCAACTTCCTCATCTTCACTATCATTCGGAAGAGCCTCCCGAAACAAAAAGGGATCACTATTCGTTGCCCTTTGTGGCAATGTATCAGATGCTTGTAACAAATATTGAGATCCAGCTAATTATTTCGCTTTATCTTGACAAGCGCTGTAAGGTTTTGTTGCTACATCTGCTGGATTTAGCTCTGAGGGAACATATCTTATGATCAATTCtttgtttcatttaatttcttGGATTCTCCTTGCTACGAATGGTGGTAAAAGTTTAGAAGACTTGCACCATCCGATTACAATTTGGCTATCGGTCCAAAGAAATTGATGTGTTACTTTTGCAGGAAGAAAGTTCcgaataaattttataagacgacttcttaaataatttagcaggtaggataTGTGGTGCAACAAATCCGCAAGGATCGTAGATTGAAGCGATCACTCTCAATACTTCCCGTTTATTGTTCGCATTAGAGTCGATCTTGTATCTCAATTGAAGTAGATCTTCCTTTAAATCCCAATCAAGTCCTAATATCTTAACACGGATTTCCTTTGACGAGTCTGGGATTTGTGTCATAAATTCATAAGAATTAGAACTCCACTCCCTTAAGTTCATAGACATTTGTTTAAAcgcttttttggagtcggtatATAATTCTGATGGTTTTCTCCTTCTGATGGACACAATGATGCAAGTAATGAACAGGATGTTCTTCCTTTTCAGATTTCGCGTTCACAACTGCTGTTTGAAGTATAGTAGTATCCTTGGTATCTAATTGCattaaattattagttgattcgtttgtattcttattatttatataatcattcattattattattcttatttattatttacattcttatttattatttttatttatttattagttgtttcACTCTCCTTTTGTAGATTTTTAGGACAAAGTGCCCGATTGTGAGATCCAATCTCGTTACAGTgtgcacattttatttttctctcaCATATCTTTACGGTATGTCCTATGCGAAGACATGCGTAGCATcggttaattaatttatttttcctttctcGTAACGTTGTAAAGGCTTTGCATTGATCGTTAAAATGGTTCTCCTGACAGAAGATGCAGTgaagttttcttttcttttcgtgTTGCCTTTCTTGGTTTCCTACTGGCTCTTCCCATTTTCTTTTGAATTGTTTCCTAAAACTTCCCTGACGACCTTGAAATAGTCCCCGATTTTTATCTTGTTTCTTTGTGGACATTTCTTTACTTGTTGGCCCTttggattttaatttcatattattgtcGTCGGATGCATTCGCGTGTAGAGATTGGGTAGTGTAATTGTCTTCAGATTTTCCCTGGATAACTCTCTCTGCGTCTTCCCTAGCCGTGATAATGACTTCGAGGCATTTCCTTATCTCCTCGATGGATTTAGTACTCATTTCGATTTTCATTTCGTAAATAGGATTCGGATTCGTGTCCCTGTTGACTTGATTTTCACGTtcaattactttaattttttctttgattttgactttaagTTCGCACAATATATCTTCTGCTTCTAATTGTACTGTAGATATCTCGGATATGTCATCAGGCGCAGGATCGTTGCTTAATCGAAAGTAGTTGGTCAATTCGGAGCTCAATCTATTTAACAGAGTTTGTAATTTCAAAGAAATAATTTCTGCTTCTTGTATAATCGTTGGAGATTGAGTGGTTGGATCATCAAGAGTTTCTATTATTTGAGATGAGTTGGTtgataaattttgtaattttgttttcattgagTGCAACATCACCAAGAGACTTTGATCCATCTTGTCGGTATGTTCGaaatattagtagataaaaGTTTCCTTAAAACGGGTTAGTTGTTTAAGGTTTTTTAGATTATTAGTTTATGTTTTCAATGTGACCGGGAACTTCGTGGCTCGTCTCTCTATAAATGAAATAGCACCGCTTAGGAGAAAAGCGAGAGAAAAAGAAAGGAAGCGGATTggccaaaacaaaaaattttctttaatctaactaattttatttatctgtgtCAGTATCGTAGATCTATTTTTCAAATGATCGTCCatctttcatttatttcactttAAAGTTCATTTAAAACTTCTATTTAGTTGTTGTGTTACATCAATGTCCTATGGTTTGAATATTCATGGTAACCCTTGTTCTATAAATCTCATATAttcatcaaataatttatcaaataaatttcAACGACTAGTTATAACGAAATAATTTTGTACCGTTGTTGTTGTAGAATGAAATTAATTGGTTATTAGTATCGCGGATAAAGTAAGTAACCGACTTTATCATAAATCAATTTCATAGTCCGGCCCTGTCGTCATAGTGTGACAACGACCTTATCAATAATTGTCAGTCATCTGCCCACAGATGTGTACACAATTCCACTAACATGCTAGAAGGGTTATGCCTACCCTTGCAACAAGATATAGAATGTAGTAAAATAGAGTAGCATTATACCTCTATTCAATAAACTTCTACAAATATTCTtaaatctctgtacattctactGGCTTTTATTTCATGCCTTAGGTTCGTATTGCTAAACCGGGTCTCAATTTTAGTATTTAATCATCTCAGTTACTAGGTATGCGTGGGCACACACACTGTGTGACCATTCAGTATAAGCATTCAATGATTGACCCCTTCGtatcaaaattgtatgatcATAGCAATCTCAAGTcgggtaggtatgtgtgtaactatttAACCGTTCTAGCAAGTCCAGTGTGAATGCACCGGCAAAGGTCAGTGTACTATCGCAGGTGACTGCTCTAGGTACCTATCGTTTATTGTTAATGTCCATATCACTTCACTGTTTCATTCataaaatttgtgaaaaaaaaacaattcctTGCGCACCGAGACGAAGggttttttcacatttataactgtTATACAAGAAACGATAACCTTTAGAATTGATTTTCTTTCTTactaggtgcggaaccctaaatacttttgaaattgaCTCATCTTTAAGTCTCAGTtgaatatgatattataataatcttaaTTTGTCAGAATGTTGATGCGAgctcaaacttttattttaattgatttagtccCACAtggatcaacataattataataattattccactAAACTGCAATAACAGTGTCACTTTATtgtgaatataataattcagaacaTTGGTAATACCGTCGCATCTTTACAATTAGACTTTAACAGAGAATGAGGTTATTCTTAATTTTCGGTTTCCTTTATTCTATTATAGGACTATACGCACAGCATCCTCCTTTATTCttcacattaggtaggtacctatcctttattaaattaaacattgaacatttgtcactattcactacaatgtattgtaggtatttatattaaaactgtcTAAGAAAACGTTAAAATCATCAGTGAAATGCAACATAACTTTgcttatttaaagtaggtattagagTTTAAAGTGTTAGTTATAAGTAGAATTATTCAtcacctgtaggtaggtatcaaaactcaatagtaggaaaaataattttcatgtgtaggtaggtaggtcattcACGCTTAAGAATAATCATATTCAGAACAAATCACATAGCTACGAGAAAACAAGACATGAAAATAACCTATTAAGGTCTAATGGTCTTTGCCGCTCTATacgtgtcgagacttgtcgaGACATGTCTGATTTAGGTCAGTGCATAACAACATTCACAACTTATTTGACAACCCTCTTTCTTTTAGCATTTTTTGCTGAAAGCTCATTTACTGATTTATCAGATCCTCAGCATCTCCACCATGTCGTGGCGCCTCCTGTTTATGCTTAGTTAGACTCGGCTTGCCGCCCGGGTTTGAGGGTTGAAACCAGAgacgtcacgaaggctagtttgtGAATGTTTGATTATGCACTCACCCTTGCTCGATGCGCAGTCCGCTTGCGCGTGCGACACCAGGTTAATGCGCCGTCTTCACGGCACGGAGGCGACGGTCGAGGAAGCGGCCTTCCTCCCCGTCGCATAGGACAGAATCCATTGCCTCGCACTCTGTAATACATATATGGGACGGGCAGATTTCGCCTAGACGAAATCTGCCGGGGCTACTGTCTTCCTCGCCGCTAAGCGGGGAAGACCAGTGCTGACTAGCGctaaattaaaggaggaacggttccatcattagcccagccattaggattataattgggtcccattgacctaccgcgtttcggtcaggtaactggctattcgtgccggctcaaagtgccacacctttgcttgctacttacgccgagagttagccggggtcgtcactgacgtcgagagctagctggtctcgtcatctgtatcgagagttagctgttcgacgctaaggcctgccacccgagggcccctacgactctcgatactgacggattactttctcccagccaagtcctgccaacaagggtcccaatggctcccgacgctgacgatttactattccgactaaggcctgccaataaagggcccttacgactctcgacgttggctacatggaaacgttccttatgcacacaattaatagcaatcaaatatagttacttatagttagccacttacgagtaataatacAGGATGCGAGGCACCGAACTGATGACGGCAGGCGTGCTTTGAGGCGAGGCTGCCGTGCTCGGATCCAGTCAGTTAACAAAATGGTGGGCGCCGTGGTTTAAGGCTTCGACCACAGACAGTCGGCGTCGCGTTTCAAGTATAGACCATTAGACCCACagagtaaagtcacagacaacttaccatagtattttaagcgtccggctctggattcctctccttctaatctcgctttgctcgttattgtaattagatattataattggatgatttaattttacgatgattactatttatattttgtacaattaactatttcgCGACGTTCGTCGCGACACCAGCAGTGAGCTGCGGTCAGGACCCTGGTGTTGGAGACCAGAGCTCCTCCGCATAGGGAAGTCTGGCCAGTGGTGAGGGTCACTACGATGCCAGCCTGTGGAAGAAATCattcatcattgtcaaccgacagacatccactgctggacataggtcttttgtaaggccttccacacaccacggtattgcgccgcctgaatacaggctccctgcgactcgtttgatgttgtcgctatacattgcgggttggaaatactaaatcactaaaactacaaaatgagacgaatggtattggattgtatttaggtagtatataacgcttagtttttgctagtgttctggttacaccctgtatagagtGTACCTACACTataagtacttttttttaagaatattagccaagttaattgctgactaatattctcctttccccttcaattaagcgtaaggcttgtgctaggagtaggtacgacaataatgcaaacgggtggggtttgaaccgacgacctttcggttttcagtccactcctttaactgttgagctatcgaggctctaaatttgAATTGCTATTTGTCTATTACGAACTATACAGTCGTAACTCGTAGAGCTGTGTATGGTTGCTATTAATTTTCACTCAATGAGGCGTAGCAATATTGACTTTGATCTAGTTACACAAGCGGTTCACATCTAATCTCAATTAATTTGAGATAATTAATGATCTGCAATCGACATCAGCTGTGCGTGCAGTGTATCCTATGCAAGTGTGTATAGTGATGTATAATTAATAACAGTGGGGATTTAAGGAATATAAAGGTCTTCACAC
This region includes:
- the LOC138403489 gene encoding uncharacterized protein translates to MDQSLLVMLHSMKTKLQNLSTNSSQIIETLDDPTTQSPTIIQEAEIISLKLQTLLNRLSSELTNYFRLSNDPAPDDISEISTVQLEAEDILCELKVKIKEKIKVIERENQVNRDTNPNPIYEMKIEMSTKSIEEIRKCLEVIITAREDAERVIQGKSEDNYTTQSLHANASDDNNMKLKSKGPTSKEMSTKKQDKNRGLFQGRQGSFRKQFKRKWEEPVGNQERQHEKKRKLHCIFCQENHFNDQCKAFTTLRERKNKLINRCYACLRIGHTVKICERKIKCAHCNEIGSHNRALCPKNLQKESETTNK